Proteins encoded by one window of Seriola aureovittata isolate HTS-2021-v1 ecotype China chromosome 4, ASM2101889v1, whole genome shotgun sequence:
- the LOC130168019 gene encoding uncharacterized protein LOC130168019, whose amino-acid sequence MGLSGLQIRTWKLFVCLSWMCVVGTMAKPQYMVAVPAVLEAGAETTFCASLLQPNETLVMTVTLISQEKNTSLLKRTSSEESHTSYQIDQNSPCYKETKQLVSTISQHGVSEKEVGIRNYPNHTYLAGETP is encoded by the exons ATGGGTCTTTCTGGGTTACAGATAAGGACATGGAAACTGTTTGTCTGCCTGAGTTGGATGTGTGTGGTTGGGACGATGGCAAAGCC ACAGTACATGGTGGCTGTTCCTGCGGTTCTTGAAGCTGGAGCTGAAACCACATTCTGTGCGAGTCTCCTGCAGCCCAACGAGACTCTGGTCATGACCGTCACTCTGATCTCCCAAGAGAAGAACACAAGCCTTCTCAAAAGGACATCCAGTGAAGAGTCTCATACCTCCTATCAGATAGACCAGAATTCCCCATGCTACAAGGAGACAAAGCAG CTTGTCAGCACCATCAGTCAGCACGGTGTGTCTGAGAAAGAGGTCGGTATCCGGAACTATCCAAATCATACTTACCTGGCAGGGGAGACACCATGA
- the LOC130168018 gene encoding alpha-2-macroglobulin-like codes for MGHPGSQMWTWTLCVFLSWMSVGQVLAGPQYMVAVPAVLEAGAETKFCASLLQPNETLVMTVTLISQETNTTLLKQTSSEEFHTCTHFKAPVVQNGEVQKFEVEVRGDTFYSKEIRKVMIRVYQPMTFVQTDKPIYLPGQTVHFRVITLDTKLRPASRLYNIIEIEDANSNRIGQWLNETSDAKILQLSYSLNSEASEGFYQVVVSFGEQKLHHSFKVEKYVLPKFDVKINTTDEVSIEAEEIKAEICAQYTYGQPVPGSVEVEVCRPLQRYTLSLSVITPDHPEGIPLVEVPCFKETKQTDKTGCAAFTIPMSTFTKMDKKAVQDHLRFRVKMEEEGTGISRPQETRIQISHVIGKLSFIHTPKIYNKGENVAGQVKAVHFNNTPIPDMKLYVFKGERWSASRLHNLTTDSNGFASFSLNTETFGGDIQLHVSNKPELGYSGYRTPYYEDGHHTVSLAQASTPDTKTVSTLEVKKKDEPLPCDKEEDISIRYTVVGEKQGSVHVMYLVLSRGAIVTQGFKQVEVQDQSVNEGEVSFKFTVSPDSAPDIQVLAYTILPSETVIAHSADFSTEKCFGHKVSLEFSPSSAVPGEETTMQVTSQPDSLCGVSAVDQSVLIKEPGKTLNADKIFGLLPVRKSTHIPYEVQDPVECMLVRPKRYVLPYPSERDDAYTVFENIGMKMATNLFIRTPSCLKYRGREYHHGHHGPHYGISYRFNSVPVVARMDVALASPGGAGGDYAEPPPLQTVRTFFPETWIWDLVEVGETGTKDVSLTVPDTITTWETEAFCLSPQGFGLAPRKEITVFQPFFLELTLPYSIIRGEHFELKATIFNYLSTCIMLTVTPTPSLDYTLTPLSGDEYTSCLCGNERKTLSWTMAPSVLGVMNVTVSAEAVASHTSCNNEVVSMLDRGRIDVVTRSLIVKAEGTEMTKTHNWLLCPKGEALTEEIDLQLPENVIAGSARASLSVLGDILGRALKNLDGLLQMPYGCGEQNMALLAPNIYILQYLKNTKQLTPAILEKATNFLTSGYQRQLNYKHGDGAYSTFGSGPGNTWLTAFVLRSFAKAQSFIYIDPKNIEESKTWLESTQRENGCFLASGKLFNNRMKGGVSDEVTLSAYITAAFLEMKISATEDVVKKSLSCLKESIGELSNTYTTALLAYVFTLAGDTETRDHLLQHLDTVAVKQGGLLHWSQTATDTSASLSVEISSYVMLAKLSASPTPEDLGYTSGIVRWLTGQQNHYGGFSSTQDTVVALQALALYSTLVFSPEGSSTVTVQSPSGQLTIDVNQNNKLLYQEKTLPDVTGKYSLEVKGTACASMQISVHYNIPTPTDVTTLSVEVIPEAVCNNKSQRPKLNLKFKSLYSGKETTTNMVILDIKMLSGFVPDPESLKRLQGALLVDRVEQKKDHVMVYIRELPKDIDINHSLELIQELPVQNLKPAVVKIYDYYQPSDQAETQYIYPCAAA; via the exons ATGGGTCACCCTGGGAGTCAGATGTGGACATGGACACTGTGTGTCTTCTTGAGCTGGATGTCTGTGGGTCAAGTGTTGGCCGGACC ACAGTACATGGTGGCTGTTCCTGCGGTTCTTGAAGCTGGAGCTGAAACAAAATTTTGTGCGAGTCTCCTGCAGCCCAACGAGACTCTGGTCATGACCGTCACTCTGATCTCccaagagacaaacacaacctTACTCAAACAAACATCCAGTGAAGAGTTTCATACCTGTACTCACTTTAAG GCTCCTGTAGTGCAGAATGGAGAGGTGCAGAAGTTCGAGGTGGAGGTACGAGGCGACACATTTTACTCTAAAGAAATCAGGAAAGTCATGATCAGAGTCTATCAGCCAATGACGTTCGTCCAAACAGATAAACCAATCTACCTCCCTGGACAAACAG TACATTTCAGAGTCATAACATTGGACACCAAGTTGAGACCTGCCAGTCGGCTG TACAATATAATTGAAATCGAG GATGCTAACAGTAACCGGATCGGACAGTGGCTGAATGAAACATCCGATGCTAAAATATTGCAGCTGTCTTACTCCCTGAACTCTGAGGCCAGTGAAGGATTCTACCAGGTTGTTGTGTCGTTTGGCGAACAGAAACTTCATCACAGCTTCAAGGTGGAGAAATATG TTTTGCCTAAATttgatgtgaaaataaacacaaccgATGAAGTAAGTATCGAGGCGGAAGAAATCAAAGCTGAAATATGTGCACA GTATACATATGGACAGCCTGTGCCAGGCAGTGTTGAAGTTGAGGTGTGCCGACCTCTTCAACGCTATACTTTGTCTTTATCTGTTATCACCCCTGACCATCCAGAGGGAATCCCTTTGGTGGAGGTCCCATGCTTCAAGGAGACAAAGCAG ACGGACAAGACAGGCTGTGCTGCTTTTACCATCCCGATGTCGACCTTCACAAAGATGGACAAGAAAGCGGTGCAAGATCACCTGCGGTTCAGAGTCAAAATGGAAGAGGAAGGAACAG GTATTTCACGCCCACAAGAGACGAGGATACAGATTTCTCATGTTATTGGGAAGCTGTCCTTTATTCACACACCCAAGATTTAtaacaaaggagaaaatgtggCGGGACAA GTCAAAGCAGTTCACTTCAATAATACACCCATTCCTGACATGAAGCTCTACGTGTTTAAGGGTGAAAGGTGGTCAGCAAGTCGGCTACATAATCTCACCACTGACAGCAATGGCTTCGCCAGTTTCTCACTTAACACAGAAACCTTTGGAGGCGACATCCAGCTCCAC GTTAGCAATAAACCAGAACTGGGCTACTCCGGTTATAGAACTCCATACTATGAGGATGGACATCATACAGTGTCCTTGGCCCAGGCTTCTACTCCTGATACTAAAACAGTCAGCACCctggaggtgaagaagaaggaTGAACCACTTCCCTGTGACAAAGAAGAGGACATCTCCATCCGGTACACAGTGGTGGGAGAGAAACAGGGCTCTGTGCATGTGATGTACCTG GTCTTATCCAGAGGAGCCATTGTCACGCAAGGATTTAAACAGGTTGAAGTTCAAGATCAGTCAG TTAATGAGGGCGAGGTGTCCTTTAAGTTCACCGTGAGTCCAGACTCAGCACCAGACATCCAGGTGCTGGCTTACACCATCCTGCCCAGTGAGACGGTGATCGCCCACAGTGCTGACttctccacagagaaatgcttcGGTCACAAG gtgtcgCTGGAGTTTTCTCCGTCCTCAGCCGTCCCAGGAGAGGAGACCACCATGCAGGTGACGTCCCAGCCAGACTCTCTTTGTGGCGTGAGCGCTGTCGACCAGAGCGTCCTCATCAAGGAGCCGGGGAAGACTCTGAATGCAGACAAG atATTTGGCTTGTTGCCTGTCAGAAAATCAACGCATATTCCATATGAGGTGCAGGATCCTGTCGAGTGCATGCTTGTGAGACCAAAAAGATACGTTTTGCCATATCCGTCTGAGAGAGATGATGCTTACACAGTTTTCGAG AATATAGGAATGAAGATGGCAACAAACTTGTTTATCCGGACACCTTCATGCCTCAAGTACAGAGGACGGGAATACCACCACGGCCACCACGGCCCCCACTAtg GTATTAGTTACAGATTTAACAGTGTTCCCGTGGTGGCCAGAATGGATGTAGCACTAGCATCACCTGGTGGTGCAGGGGGAGACTATGCTGAGCCTCCACCATTACAGACAGTCCGCACTTTCTTCCCTGAGACCTGGATATGGGACCTGGTGGAAGTTGG AGAGACTGGAACAAAGGATGTGTCCCTCACCGTCCCAGACACCATCACCACCTGGGAGACGGAGGCTTTCTGTTTGTCCCCTCAGGGTTTTGGCTTGGCTCCCCGTAAAGAAATCACTGTCTTCCAGCCTTTCTTCCTCGAGCTCACCCTGCCCTACTCCATCATCCGGGGGGAGCACTTTGAACTGAAGGCAACCATCTTCAACTACCTGTCCACTTGCATCATG CTCACTGTGACTCCAACACCCTCCTTAGATTACACTCTCACCCCACTTTCTGGTGACGAGTACACATCCTGTTTGTGTGGCAATGAGCGCAAGACCCTCAGCTGGACCATGGCCCCTTCAGTCCTAG gggttATGAATGTGACTGTGTCTGCTGAGGCTGTGGCATCCCACACTTCATGTAACAACGAGGTTGTGAGCATGCTGGACAGAGGTCGTATCGATGTGGTCACACGATCTCTCATTGTAAAG GCTGAAGGCACTGAGATGACAAAGACCCACAACTGGCTGCTCTGTCCAAAAG GAGAGGCTTTGACGGAGGAAATAGACTTACAGCTCCCTGAGAATGTGATTGCTGGATCCGCCCGTGCTTCACTATCAGTCCTGG gTGACATTCTGGGCCGAGCCCTGAAAAACCTGGATGGGCTGCTACAGATGCCGTATGGATGTGGTGAGCAGAACATGGCGCTCCTGGCTCCCAACATCTACATCCTCCAGtacctgaaaaacacaaagcagctgaCCCCAGCCATCCTGGAGAAAGCCACCAACTTCCTGACCAGTG GCTACCAGAGACAGCTGAACTACAAACACGGAGACGGTGCTTACAGCACATTCGGATCAGGACCAGGAAACACCTG GCTGACTGCTTTTGTGTTGAGATCTTTTGCCAAAGCTCAGTCTTTCATCTACATTGACCCAAAAAATATTGAAGAGTCTAAGACTTGGCTGGAGAGTACTCAACGAGAAAACGGCTGTTTCCTGGCGTCAGGAAAACTTTTTAACAACAGAATGAAG GGTGGTGTGTCTGATGAAGTGACTCTCAGTGCTTACATCACTGCTGCCTTCTTGGAGATGAAAATCTCTGCTACT GAGGATGTGGTGAAGAAGAGCCTGTCCTGCCTCAAGGAGTCCATCGGTGAACTCAGCAACACCTACACTACAGCTCTGCTGGCGTACGTCTTCACCCTggcaggagacacagagacacgtGATCACCTTCTGCAGCACCTAGACACCGTCGCAGTGAAACAAG GGGGTCTCCTCCACTGGTCTCAGACAGCAACAGATACTtcagcctctctgtctgtggagaTCAGCTCCTACGTTATGCTGGCTAAACTCAGTGCCTCCCCCACTCCTGAAGACCTGGGCTACACCTCTGGCATCGTCAGATGGTTGACAGGCCAGCAGAACCATTATGGAGGCTTCTCCTCCACACAG GACACGGTGGTGGCTCTTCAGGCTCTGGCTCTGTACTCCACTCTGGTGTTCAGTCCAGAGGGTTCGAGCACAGTGACCGTCCAGTCCCCCAGTGGCCAGCTGACAATTGatgtgaaccaaaacaacaagctgctCTACCAGGAGAAGACGCTGCCCGACGTGACGGGAAAGTACAGCCTGGAGGTGAAGGGCACTGCATGTGCTTCAATGCAG ATTTCTGTTCACTACAACATCCCAACTCCTACTGATGTCACAACCTTAAGTGTTGAGGTCATACCAGAAGCTGTGTGCAACAACAAATCTCAAAGACCCAAACTCAATTTGAAGTTTAAGTCTCT ATATAGTGGAAAGGAGACCACTACCAACATGGTGATCCTGGATATCAAAATGCTTTCTGGCTTTGTCCCAGACCCAGAGTCTCTGAAACGG CTCCAAGGTGCTTTGCTGGTGGACCGTGTTGAACAAAAGAAAGACCACGTTATGGTCTACATTCGGGAG CTACCAAAGGACATAGACATCAACCACAGCTTAGAGCTCATACAGGAGCTCCCAGTGCAGAACCTGAAGCCAGCCGTGGTCAAGATCTATGACTACTACCAGCCAA gtGACCAGGCTGAGACACAGTACATCTACCCTTGTGCTGCAG CTTAA